The nucleotide sequence GCTGAGTCAAAAACTGTTCCTATGAACGATATTCATTGGCTGGGGAACAACATGCTCCCAGGTGGGGTCCCAGGCACTCCAGGTGTCCCAGGGCGGGGTCCCTGGCATTTAGGAAGAGGGTAGCATTGGGCAGAGCGAGATGCCATGCTGAGAAGTCCCGATTCCAGCTGCGAAAGCGTGTGAATGGTGAGTGGCTTCGGATCAGCATAGAGATATAGCATCGTCGCTGGATGAGAAGAAATCTGAGAATCCTGTGGCAAATGCCTTTTTATTTTGCCAGATTCCCTACCCATGCTGGCGGGCTTTGGCTTCGTCGCAATAGGCTCATGCAGCTCCGCTGCCTAGCCATTGGTTACTGCACGAACCAATGGCCATGCAGTTTCACTGTGAGATTGaaaaaggcttcagttcaggagaaaaaagactttttccaaatacgtCTAGCAAGACGCAGTACAAGTGTAGTATCCAAAGGGAACTATTATTTCTACAGGCTTCAGTAAAAATTTGCACTGATAGAAATTACAAGTATATATGTTGCTATTGTTCATTTTTGGAGGGAActttatttttggtttaaatcGCAGACATGAAAATGTGCAATGTGTTGTGACTGTACACAAACAAGTGTTATGAACTGTATTGCCTTCATTTGCCTTTGTACATATTCATTATTGTTATGCATGAagcatgtaatgtaatgtttgctAATAAGTGTTGTGCCATGTTATTAGTCTGCAGTTCATGTTGTAGCAGAAATGTGAGTCTGTGTTTGTCtggagagtgagtgtgagtccGGAAGCGGCTGGTTTTCCCTGGAGTGAAGCAGGAATGTGCAGCTGGACTCTTATCAGGGAATGTGGCAGTGAGAAGTGATTCCTCCTCCAAGATTATTTGAAGATGGACAAATCACTCGGCCTGATCTTCCTGTTGATCTGTGTGGGGTTTGTGGGTCACATGACACACGCTGCTTTCATGGAGAAACTGGCAAACTTTAAGATCTGTGCAGACAAGGACTGTTCATGTGAGTTACACTATTCATCACAGTTTACAACTAATATGGCAAAACTATGTTTCATGACTCTGAAACAATATTAAGTTTAGTTATTAAATATGATTACTATTGTCTAAACCTATTTATGTTTCATAGATTTTTAGAGCTTACATTTTGTTGTGTTAGTAACCGCTTACATCACACATTGGTCAACTTGTTTTCAACAAACTGCATCTTTTTTTCTTGGGCAATAATGGTAGGATATTTACATTcacttattgttttattttggtaCCCCTATTATCTGTTCCTGTTCTTTGTTtatgaagtcttgtttctgcctcACAGATGTGATTTCAATGGCTAAAGCTCTTGAAGACTACGTGGCTTCAGACTGCAGATACATCAACCTGAGACGTGGCCAGATGATCTATGTGTTTTCTAAACTCAAGCCTGTAGAGGGAGCCGGAGTCTTCTGGTCTGGAAGTGTGCGTGTCTTTACATTTGACATTTCCCTCAGCTGATCTGCAAACCCAGAAATAACAGCAGCAGCTTTGCTTTTGCAGGTCTACGGTGAGCGTTATGTAGATCAGATGGGTGTGATTGGATATTTCCCCAGTAACTATGTCAATGAGACACATGTTTTTCAGAAGAAAACGGTTGAGATCCCAACCACTGTGAGTATTTAATCTACTGCTCTTCATATTATAGCCTCTCTTTAATCTGATAatgcatattttgttttctttctctctgtaggaCATGGACTTCTTCTGTGTGTAAAAGACAGTAACTTACACTAGCGGTTCTCAAATATTTAGACTCGTAGTTCACAACAATATTCAAATAGGCCTAGTTTTGTCCTCAAAACTTATTTTAATCTACTTCCTAGTTTCTGTAAAGTAAAATAAgtcactaaaataataataattaaaataacagctTAATGTTCTTCAGGGATCACattatttttaactaattaatttaCACAACTTTTCCAGTCGTTTGTAATGAGAATTAAGGATAgagattttaaattaattgtttctCACAATTTctacataataaaattatttcgAGCTTGGCATAAGAAAAATTTATGTTCTTTATAAAAGTGCTCAAACATTTGGTTAATTAGCCTACCTCCTATATCAAGACATTCAGTTGAGGAAAATAATATTTGAgttgttttagcttatttttatGCCGTTTTGTCTTATTTCAAATCACTTTAAGCCATCTTGAGGCACATTTGGAGGTTTGCCCCAGACCACTGGTCGCtttgtataataattttttttattttgtgcatttcaacaaaatattttattttttcattggaaTGTTGCATTTCTGAACCTTTCCATTTGCTATTGAGGATAAACCGAAtaagttataaatgtttttaaataaccattaagtattttattatttggaGCAAATTTAAagtgaagtatgtaaataaatGACATTGCCTGGAATAGAAAAGTACAGGAAAGTATTTCCATACTTGTATATTATGGTGTGTTTTTTGGCTATATCTCTTGTCAAAGTAAACTTTATGCGTGGAAACTCTTGTGTCAGTAAGAGTGACTTCTTTAGCAAGCTGCTTATGTAAAGTGCACAGAGCTTCAAAACTGTTCAGACTCATGTGACGCATTTATAAACTCAACCTGCTGCTTCAGGATATTTCACACAAATCTCTAAGACACATACCAAACAAATTCATccttatttttctaaatgttgaTCTCATGTATTTGCGTTTCAGATTATTTGCTTCTTTATTAGCTCGTAGGAGTCTGCGTGCAATTAAACACAAGTAAATAAAGGTTGTTCCTGTGCGGTTGTGGATGCAGTGGAGGCCAGCGCTCTCTGAATGTGTGTAGATTCATCTCTGAAATGCTCTCTGTCCATTCTGATGGAGTTTAATAGCAGAAAATTGAAGGTAATTACCTTGAagagcattctctctctctctccctcttgctGTAGTGACATTAATGGATATTACCAAATTCAATTTGCCGTCTTCAATGGAGcttttgttttccagtgcaaaccTTTGAGTTACTTACTGCTGTGTAGGCAACCATAACcttatttcatgttttgtatgTAGATCATAATTTGTCCGTAGCAAGAGTAACAGAGATAAAGATGCTGCAAAAGACCAAAAGTGACTCAAACTCTTCCAGAATATTATAAAAAAGCTCAGAGGTCAGCTAcagtgataatgataatgatcaGTTCTAACGATTTTGTAAATTAGTTATTAGCCATTTATAAACACCTTAATAAACACTTACAAAGGAAATCTTAATGTAATGTTCCCCTGACATCAAACCCAACACAAGCTGTCTAACAGAGCCTGAAGAGCCACAAATCATCTCCACTTTCATCATACGTTTATGAAGGTGTTTTTTAGCTTAATAGTATCTTTCCCTGTACTATGGCAGTTGTTccctgtttctgccacagaataaaaaataaataaaaaggcaatcaaagatttttatctcaaagttctgattttttttcatgtaattcagagaaaaagtcagaattgcaagatataaagttgcaattaccttaaTTTTTTACTATGTGGTGTAAAAAAAGAGTTTATGTCttgcaattaagaaaaaaaaaaaaaaaatcacaattacctATTAATTTACTATTCTGTGtcagaaacgggcttccatactaTTTACTGTTATTATATACGAAAAGCAACCCATATATTCCTAAAGCAGGTACCTCGAGGGTGAGAAATGATGGCAGATGACAGAGAGCGTTTAGACACACAGATCACACTCATCTGAAGTGCTGAATATGCATGAGCGACGGAGGAGCCGAGCTGTGTGTGAAGGCTGAAAGAGATGGCATGGAGAGCTATGGTAATGTCCAATCTGTCAACAAGGACATGTCACCCTTGAAGCTATGCAAATCATTTCCAGCcatgaataaaaacagtttaatagAATATTAAAACTCACAAAGCCTTATCATGGCACTGAATCCATTATGGTGACACTAATGTTCAGAGCTCCAGGATTTTTAGACATTTGTGATTACCAGATGAGGATTTTTCAAGATATCATATAAAATTGATATTTACAGAAATTTCATGATGGAAATAATGAAAAGGAACCACATGAAACCAATAATAATGTTCCTTCAAGAATAATGATACATATAAATCATATTATCTTATTCCCTGCCTGGCAAATaaacatcattttttatattttgattctgTGTAACTGAAAACAGCCAGGGACTGTGTGTGAGGATTAAAGTGGTGACGTGGTCTGTAAAAGCAGTATCTTTTTCAGTAGCTGATTTTATGGGTGTCAAGTGACTAACGGTATGAGTCAGAAGCCGTTGCGTTCACACACAGATGCGTATGGTCTGCCCTCAGGGCTGGTTATACATGGCCTGACATTTCCTGCTTCATTTAGTAGATCAACTCCAGGAGCGTACTGGATCAGCACAGCTCCCCTCCATTGATTAACACTGAATTTTCCATTTTCCTCCCGCGTCATTCACGCTGGGATGTCACTGATGTCAGATCTATGTCTGCTCAGCGCACATCATTATTAACATTGTCTTAATCTGCCTGAATCTGTGTCATTGTAAAGAGGATTAATGGAAGTGTGCTTCACTAATTCTTGGCAGATCTTGAGATACCAACACCTGTTGTTTTGTGACACCAGTGGGAGAAACTTACTTATTACATGCTTATTCACTAAATTCAATCCTAAATAAGTATAATTTTATGCctctttaattaatatttgtgttttaatacTTGACACCAGTCTTAAGAGTATTTTTTCACCATTCATTATGTTTTCTTGAGTTCTTGTGTTTTATTAGTCTGTTCATTTCTTATTAAACTCAGCTTGCGCATTCGTCTCGCCTTTGCTCAGCTccattacacaaaaacaaacaagttaATACTAAGAGAATTATATTTTAGAcacattttagttttcttttcaataaaataGTCACAGACATATCCTTAGCAGAACTGCTGTGCATTTCCATGCAACACATTgttgattcattactgaatgaatcagctgctttgaacaaatcagttgaataaatgaCTCCATGACTCATTCATGAAGTGATTGCTGCCACCTAGCCTACTGCTGGTTTTAGATTGACAATGACAATATTTATGCAGTTGTAGTTGTACCaagaaagtattaaaaaatgaaatctgaaaataaaacctAGAAATTAGTCTATGTTCTCTCTACAtacaatattttagtttaaatgtcTGCTTTCTCACCATCAATTTAAATAGCAAGCAACTGATAAATTAAAGGTGAACACTAGTGTAAATATCATCGCTTAATATACCTTGAGCTTGTAATGTCAAATTACGAAAATTTAAAAGGTGACACTTTATTTCAATAGTCTACCTCATACATTGTAGTAAGTCTACGTAACTTTGCAATTGTCCCTTATAGtaagtagaatgtctaaagtgactataaaataaaattgcagttAAAATGTACTATTAGTTTGAGATTAAAATGGCTCCACAGGATGTTTGTTTGGCATCTTCAGCCTCTAGAGGGAGCTAACTTGTTTAGTATCTTTAATGGTCCACGTCTACATTTGAAAACAACTCTTTAACAAGCCTTAAAACCACTTCTACATGAAAACATAAGttttaataaagtatataatttaatacataacATGACAGAAATGCTGCCATGATTGTAAGTTATAGTGCAAACACATTGTGTGCTACAGCCCTGTGTGTCCATGCATCTGAGTTGATATCCAACATCCCGTCCCAGCATGCTACATCTCTTTCAAGCCAAAGTTGATCATCAGCATCAGCATTGGAGCGTTTCCATG is from Carassius auratus strain Wakin chromosome 13, ASM336829v1, whole genome shotgun sequence and encodes:
- the LOC113113091 gene encoding otoraplin, whose product is MDKSLGLIFLLICVGFVGHMTHAAFMEKLANFKICADKDCSYVISMAKALEDYVASDCRYINLRRGQMIYVFSKLKPVEGAGVFWSGSVYGERYVDQMGVIGYFPSNYVNETHVFQKKTVEIPTTDMDFFCV